In the Populus trichocarpa isolate Nisqually-1 chromosome 8, P.trichocarpa_v4.1, whole genome shotgun sequence genome, CGATTTTTCCATGCACTCTGATCTCCTAGGCCTGCCACTCATTTCATTGATATATGGGGCATAGGCCGCGGCAGTCACCGGTGACTTTCCTATCACCGCAAATAACCCACATCTACTAAACTACGAATGGAACCCAATAGCCCTTCGAGATGACATTGTTATTagcatttctttgattttagtaaattctaaatattttctttctctaaaagAAAAGGACGGAAGTGGAAAAATGTCATTGACATATAATATGTAAACCCCACACTTCCTTCATCTCCTTATAGTGCTAGGGCACCACACGCAACAAGAAGTAATATACATGGCAGAAAGACACCTCCCAACCCCCCGCGCGCACACAGAAAAGAAGGAAACAATGAGATGAGAAAAGGCAAAGGAAAGCTATATACGACTGGCCGAATCTCACATGGGATAGGACCAAGACACTGATCATAATAATTCCCATCTGAGAAATAAATCCCGTCcacttgatgatgatgatgttgtgctaaattcttttttactttGTCTTCTTTGTAAATGCATCATAAAGTCAGAAACAAAATCCCACATATACCAGAGGTGTAAGGATGCTAAAATCTCTGGTTTATCCTTCACACTATGCCTCGGTGAAACCCTGAGAAAACAAACGAAAGGGACACTTTGAAATCCCGGAACAGACAACGAATAAACTCCAAATACAACACTGCCTCTGAACACACTGCCTCCAATTTGTCCACATTGAACCTAATCTCAAGCTTAAGAACAGGACCGAATTCGGGAGTAGTGAAGTTAAATTAGAGTCCAAATACAAAGACTACAAGTCTCTCTCTAACGTCACTTCGAAGTAAAGAGAACCCTTGATACCTCAACGACATATAGTAGATGACAAACTCCATATCCCAAAACATAACATGTATATTTGCCAAATTTAAGTTCAATTCCCAATACACGCGCTGTTACTTCTGTTTACATGAAACGGAAGCTCCATTTTGACTTCTCAAACAGCAAAACACGACACATATTCCTACCACCAACTCTGCCATCGTTGAAACCGATCATAATACAAACTGGATAACTATTACAAAATTACAAGTAGAAGAACGCATGATGAAAGTTCTAAACAAAGTCCAACCCAAAAACAATCCCTTGATTCTCCACAAAACTtcgcaaaataaaaaaaaatatattatacatataagTTTTGAATTTAACTTGACAGACTTTTTTCAACGCTTACGTGGTTTCTTggtacaatatatatatttctatctTCTGCGCTTGCTAGACTTCACCATCTAGACATATGATTTCCAATGCAAAAATGTTCACCGTTTCAACCACGCAGCCTCCTTCCCATGCCTAACCATCCCAGAACCCAAGACTTTGTGATGTATAGAATTTGCTGGCGAGGTCAAAGAGATGAGCTCAAGATTAGAGATGGTGCACAGGATTTGATATCCCACCTCGCACGTCGTCTCTCCTTTTTACTTGGGTCAATCAATGCGCCATAattaacttagaaaaaaataattcatcaaattatttgTACTAGTGTCATTTTCCATTGACATTTCGACACATTAGTTAAATGCAAGAGCAGCAGGTGGGAGGAGGCCTGTgtactctctctttcttcttgtttttcttttttctgggtGTTAGAACCGTTGAGATACTGAGACGTGGCGCCGTCTGATGTGAGGGGAGACAATGGATATTAGTCCACCAAGTGGGGGCCGCATTTTTGACCTATAAATCATCTCATCGTACGGCCTtctataaaacttaaaaaacggTACGAACGATTCTCGAGACCTCTCTGCCTTACTGACGTGGCACTCCTTCTTGAAAAACAAGGCAGGTGATTGGAGGAACGAGGGGCGTGGGGTCCGCGGGAGAGAGATCTTGATAGGGTCACCTTCGGTGACACGCTGTGGCAAAGGGGTTGATGGGAACAGACTTTTCCTGGTTGGCCTGGTGTAGCTGCAACCGTTGATGCTGCCACGTGGGGCTCTGGCAACTGGTGATGCAAAAGAGTAGGACCTAGCGTTGAGGGGAGAGACTAGGGCAGGGCCTAGATGAGAGAGGCTGGTTGGTCCTACTTTAGATGACGACGTGTCGGTCAAAGATAAGTGCCAAGGCTTGAGCGAGTCAAAATGGTGGGACACGGTGAAGGAAAATCTGGATGAAGAGCATGATCCAATCTTGGCCGTTGAGTTGATAGAGGAAGGATCAAATCGGAGGGAGGAGGCACGTGGGTAGGAGGAGAAGTCATTGAACTCCAGTGATTCTTCGAAGTCTAGTGAGGATACCACCACCGTGGCCGTTGATAGCTCAACAAATGGACGGACACCCTGCAACCATGAAACTACATAGTCAACACTTGTGGAAAATTAAAGAGGTCGCTCTTTGACAAAACTCGTTGCACCTAATTCCAAGTCCCTATTTTCAAATTCACATTGCAATATCATTTGGCACAAAATAAAGTAAGTAAATGTCACAAATTCCTAATTAACTATAACAACGATATCTAACTTACtccattttaaagaaaaaactgtaTGACATTTTCTTTTCCGACGCAAATAAAGTATAGTTTTTAGCGTGCCAGCTTCAcagtataaattatagtttcaaTGGTCATTTTTTAGCGTCCCAGCTCCACGGTATAAAAAACAGTGTGGAACCAAGCTAGTGGACAACTTGGAAAGGGCTGCAGATTTGACTTGAGCTTTGGTGGCCCATGTAACTAGAAAGGCAGAACACCAAGTTGGTCGAACAGCTACAACTACTTCCAGGTCCAGCAGGTTAAAGTTAAACACCCACACTCCAGacttttacaagttttttgaatttttacctTCCATAaacaagagaagagagaaggtgGGTCGATTACGAAAGCCTTGTAAAGCCTGCCTGGGTAGTACTCAGCCAC is a window encoding:
- the LOC7467484 gene encoding uncharacterized protein LOC7467484, whose protein sequence is MGKKEQYQQQQRQKDHRDNDRVEAVLKLLRKQATLTVKQEKFCNNACVERFLRAKGDSVKKAAKHLRACLSWRESTGTENLIADEFSAELAEGVAYVAGHDEESRPVMIFRIKQDYQKLHSQKLFARLLVFTLEVAIGTMPKNAEQFVLLFDASFFRSASAFMNLLLGTLKIVAEYYPGRLYKAFVIDPPSLFSCLWKGVRPFVELSTATVVVSSLDFEESLEFNDFSSYPRASSLRFDPSSINSTAKIGSCSSSRFSFTVSHHFDSLKPWHLSLTDTSSSKVGPTSLSHLGPALVSPLNARSYSFASPVARAPRGSINGCSYTRPTRKSLFPSTPLPQRVTEGDPIKISLPRTPRPSFLQSPALFFKKECHVSKAERSRESFVPFFKFYRRPYDEMIYRSKMRPPLGGLISIVSPHIRRRHVSVSQRF